ACCGATGCCAAGCAAACGAACAAGAACTTGCTGCTCTCGGACGGCGCGACGGCGAACACCAAGCCTCAACTTGAGATTTACGCCGACGATGTGAAGTGCACTCACGGAGCCACGATCGGCCAATTGAATGACGACTCGATTTTTTATTTGCGCGCCCGCGGCATCGGCCTTGAGACGGCCCGGCGGATGCTGATCCACGCGTTCGCCGGCGAGATTGTCGAGCGGATCCAATGCGCAGCGGCGCGGAAGGAACTTGACGACCTGATCTGGGACCGGCTGGAACAGAACCCCCACGTCGCGGAAAGGCGGTAAACCATGTTTGATGATCTGCACGACCTGTATCAACAGGTCATTCTCGATCACAGCAAAAGTCCGCGGAATTTCCGAAGAATGGATGGCGCGAACCGAAGAGCCGAAGGTCGAAATCCACTTTGCGGAGATCAGGTCACGATGTACCTTCTGCTCGAAGGCGAGGTCGTCAAAGACATCAGTTTCCAGGGATCGGGCTGCGCGATTTCAAAAGCGTCGGCCTCCTTGTTGACGGATGCGCTCAAAGGCCGGAGCAAAGACGAAGTGAAGAGACTTTTTGAAAAGGTTCACGATATGGTGACAACAGGCAACGTGAGCGCCGACGAAGTTGGGAAACTGGCAGTGTTCGCCGGCGTCCACAAATTCCCGTCGCGCGTCAAATGTGCCATTCTTCCATGGCACGCC
This genomic window from Verrucomicrobiota bacterium contains:
- a CDS encoding SUF system NifU family Fe-S cluster assembly protein, giving the protein MFDDLHDLYQQVILDHSKSPRNFRRMDGANRRAEGRNPLCGDQVTMYLLLEGEVVKDISFQGSGCAISKASASLLTDALKGRSKDEVKRLFEKVHDMVTTGNVSADEVGKLAVFAGVHKFPSRVKCAILPWHAVMAAVDGKPEPVSTE